In Desulfonatronum thiosulfatophilum, a genomic segment contains:
- a CDS encoding antitoxin, which yields MSRFDNKTYEPLDQEEKDLMESLEREGWQSVPDSEKQVNAARLAARNTLRKDKRINLRLSQKDYHRIQIRAVEEGIPYQTFISSLVHKYLDGKLIQKQ from the coding sequence ATGAGCAGATTTGACAATAAGACATATGAGCCGCTGGATCAGGAGGAAAAGGATCTGATGGAGTCCTTGGAGCGTGAAGGATGGCAGTCCGTTCCGGATTCGGAAAAGCAGGTAAACGCCGCGCGTTTGGCCGCCAGAAACACGTTGAGAAAAGACAAACGCATCAACCTGCGCCTTTCGCAAAAGGATTACCACCGGATTCAGATCAGGGCCGTGGAGGAAGGCATCCCTTACCAGACCTTCATCTCCAGCTTGGTCCATAAGTACCTAGACGGAAAGCTGATCCAGAAACAGTAG
- a CDS encoding amidohydrolase family protein, protein MELLLTNARWLDPDNLTIRDTCLRIRPSPDGGPKKELESDQFQDSETCLEFLDAPPAPDAEGSDRQPPVRVIDCGGKLVTRSFALGHHHLYSTFARGMPAPPRTPTNFPEILDLIWWRLDKRLDLPMIEASALATALLCAKRGVTFVIDHHASPFAVNGSLETIAKAFESVGLGHLLCYEMSCRDGEAVKEAGLEETQRYLASGRIGQVGLHASFTVDDDLLARAVALADRYGTGLHMHVAEDMADQNHCLHHYGKRVVQRLADAGALASPHTLLAHCVHLDEAERELLRDSPVYVAQASESNLNNNVGLGRYDDLGPRVILGTDGMHVDMLRSLKAAFIAGQSAESLGFQEAYARLRRTHELIREIGAPGDGANNLVILDYDSPTPLTPENMLGHFLFGLEAIHVHTVIAQGRLVVEDRRLVSRDESEILAFAHEQTQRLWERLR, encoded by the coding sequence ATGGAGCTGCTACTGACCAACGCCCGCTGGCTGGACCCGGACAACCTGACCATCCGCGATACGTGTCTGCGCATTCGTCCCAGTCCGGACGGCGGCCCGAAAAAAGAACTGGAGAGCGATCAGTTTCAGGATTCCGAGACCTGTCTTGAATTCCTCGACGCTCCGCCTGCTCCGGACGCTGAAGGTTCCGATCGCCAACCCCCCGTCCGCGTCATCGACTGCGGCGGCAAGCTCGTTACCCGCTCCTTTGCCTTGGGTCACCATCACCTCTACTCCACCTTTGCCCGTGGCATGCCCGCTCCACCCCGCACCCCCACGAATTTTCCCGAAATCCTCGACCTGATCTGGTGGCGGCTGGACAAGCGGCTGGATCTGCCCATGATCGAGGCCAGCGCCCTGGCCACGGCCCTGCTCTGCGCCAAGCGAGGCGTGACCTTCGTCATTGATCACCATGCCTCTCCCTTTGCAGTGAACGGCAGTCTGGAGACCATTGCCAAGGCCTTTGAATCCGTGGGGCTGGGCCATCTGCTCTGCTACGAGATGTCCTGCCGGGACGGCGAGGCAGTCAAGGAAGCGGGGCTTGAGGAAACGCAGCGCTATCTTGCCTCCGGCCGCATCGGCCAGGTGGGGCTGCATGCCTCCTTCACCGTGGACGACGATCTACTAGCTCGGGCCGTGGCTCTGGCCGACAGATACGGTACCGGCCTGCACATGCATGTGGCCGAAGACATGGCCGATCAGAACCATTGCCTGCACCACTACGGCAAACGGGTCGTCCAGCGCCTGGCCGATGCCGGGGCACTGGCCTCTCCACACACCCTCCTGGCCCATTGCGTCCACCTGGACGAAGCCGAACGGGAACTGCTGCGCGATTCCCCGGTCTATGTGGCCCAGGCCAGCGAATCCAACCTGAACAACAACGTCGGACTTGGCCGCTACGACGATCTCGGCCCCCGAGTGATCCTGGGAACGGACGGAATGCACGTGGACATGCTCCGGTCGCTCAAGGCCGCCTTCATTGCCGGTCAATCCGCCGAAAGCCTCGGTTTCCAGGAAGCCTACGCCCGCCTGCGACGTACCCATGAACTGATCCGGGAGATCGGCGCACCCGGTGACGGCGCCAACAACCTAGTCATCCTGGACTACGACTCGCCCACCCCTCTGACGCCGGAGAACATGCTCGGGCATTTCCTGTTCGGCCTGGAGGCCATTCATGTGCATACGGTCATCGCCCAAGGCCGCCTCGTGGTCGAAGACCGCCGCCTGGTCAGCCGCGACGAGTCCGAAATTCTGGCCTTTGCACATGAACAGACGCAAAGGCTGTGGGAGCGATTACGTTAG
- a CDS encoding pyridoxal-phosphate dependent enzyme yields the protein MSAAIDLTINEVGLARAVERARERGVIIPTFAQMRDPETIPQAARSRLAELGLWDLDPANLFRITWRNEPTPAGGGYGDVNHLILPPELTGAPCRIVVLTGKWFPTGAHKVGAAFGCLVPRLVTGQFDPTTQKAVWPSTGNYCRGGAYDSALLGCSSIAILPEGMSRERFEWLTKVAGEIIKTPGSESNVKEIFDKCHELRASGDDVVIFNQFDEFGNYLWHHEVTGPALEEVMTGLTDKPSRIRGLILATGSGGTLAAGDYLKARFPFLKIAACEASQCPTLLFNGFGEHRIEGIGDKHVPWVHNVKNTDMILAIDDEAPMQLIRLANEEAGREYLASRGVAPALVDQLDLIGISGWSNIIAAAKFAKWYELGPDDVVATVATDSMEMYGSRLEELTAERGRLTTINAAVAHERHLLGQGLDNLLELNHWDRKRIHNLKYFTWVEQQGKTFEEIQAQWHDEDYWERIPRQLPEIDRLIEAFNEQVGLLVDIG from the coding sequence ATGTCCGCGGCTATAGATTTGACCATCAACGAAGTCGGCCTTGCCCGGGCCGTTGAAAGAGCCCGGGAACGGGGCGTGATCATCCCCACCTTCGCCCAAATGCGCGACCCGGAAACCATCCCCCAAGCTGCGCGGAGCCGTCTGGCTGAACTTGGCCTCTGGGACCTTGATCCCGCCAACCTCTTCCGGATCACCTGGCGCAATGAGCCCACGCCTGCCGGCGGCGGATACGGCGATGTGAACCACTTGATTCTGCCGCCGGAGCTGACCGGAGCGCCGTGCCGGATCGTGGTCCTCACCGGGAAATGGTTTCCCACGGGGGCGCACAAGGTTGGCGCGGCATTCGGCTGCCTCGTGCCCCGGCTGGTCACCGGTCAGTTCGACCCCACGACCCAGAAGGCGGTCTGGCCCTCCACGGGCAACTACTGCCGGGGCGGAGCCTATGACTCGGCCCTGCTGGGCTGCTCCTCCATCGCCATCCTGCCCGAGGGCATGAGCCGGGAACGCTTCGAGTGGCTGACCAAAGTGGCCGGGGAAATCATCAAGACGCCGGGCTCGGAATCCAACGTCAAGGAAATCTTCGACAAGTGTCATGAGCTGCGTGCTTCCGGCGACGACGTGGTCATCTTCAACCAGTTCGACGAATTCGGGAACTACCTCTGGCACCATGAAGTCACCGGTCCGGCTCTGGAAGAAGTCATGACCGGCCTCACGGACAAACCCTCCAGAATTCGCGGTCTGATTCTGGCCACCGGCTCAGGCGGCACCCTGGCCGCTGGGGATTACCTGAAAGCCCGCTTCCCATTTTTGAAAATCGCGGCCTGCGAGGCCAGCCAGTGCCCCACCCTGCTCTTCAACGGCTTTGGCGAGCACCGCATCGAGGGCATCGGCGACAAGCACGTGCCCTGGGTGCACAACGTCAAGAACACGGACATGATCCTGGCCATCGACGACGAGGCCCCCATGCAACTGATCCGTCTGGCCAACGAGGAGGCCGGGCGCGAGTACCTGGCATCCAGGGGCGTGGCCCCGGCCCTGGTGGATCAGCTCGATCTGATCGGCATTTCCGGCTGGTCGAATATCATCGCCGCGGCCAAGTTCGCCAAATGGTACGAGCTGGGACCCGACGACGTTGTGGCCACAGTGGCCACGGATTCCATGGAGATGTACGGCAGCCGCCTGGAGGAACTGACAGCAGAACGTGGGAGGCTGACGACCATCAACGCGGCCGTGGCCCATGAACGCCATCTGCTGGGCCAGGGGCTGGACAACCTCCTGGAACTGAACCACTGGGATCGCAAACGAATCCACAACCTGAAATACTTCACCTGGGTCGAGCAGCAGGGCAAGACCTTCGAGGAAATCCAGGCCCAATGGCATGATGAGGACTACTGGGAGCGCATCCCCCGCCAACTGCCGGAGATCGACCGGTTGATCGAGGCCTTCAACGAGCAAGTGGGATTGTTGGTGGATATTGGGTAG
- the xdh gene encoding selenium-dependent xanthine dehydrogenase, whose protein sequence is MNFTLNNTPTTYDGDPERSVLTWLREDRRLTAAKDGCSGQAACGACLVEIDGKPVLACSTPMRKLAGKRVLTLEGFPEDLRRTLGRAFAEKGAVQCGFCTPGFLTRTKLLLEQNADPAPEEVIKAVRPHLCRCTGYVKIVDAILEAARMLRGEESVSFHSGPPRLGSSVIRYGAYERAVGSHVFTDDMHLPGMLHGALHFSAHPRARVLRIDIGKAMASPGVKRIITAADVPGERFVGMIVPDWPMYVAEGETTRTVADVLACVVAETMEQARTAAALIEVSYEVLEPLIDPEQSEASDILVHESGNLLAVKSIRRGGDVEQALHRSTFVLTETFTTAPIEHGFLEPECSVARPDPETGGVHFHTQGQGLYHDRDDVARVLGLPKEQVRATMVDSGGAFGGKEDLTVQHHAALAAWLLRAPVKVKLSRPESLRMHPKRHPMRLAYTAGCDAQGWLTALKARIVGDTGAYASVGAAVMARAATHAAGAYHVPVVDVESRAVFTNNIPNGAMRGFGVNQAVFAMEAMVERLCKAGGFDPWQFRHDNALDQGRMVTTGQVLGRGIGLRACLEALREPWERVRKSGRAGLSCGIKNCGIGNGLVEECVALVEIHEGGRLVLHHGWSEMGQGIHTVAAQFLAHELHIDDLTRIQVDSDTRYGAVAGATTASRGTYQLGRAVLDAATKIKADLQQGGSLETLAGRTYEGRYLCTDTAPGGEPGTFRSHVAYSFAAHLVLLDKDGKVQEVVAAHDAGTVVNRQMLEGQIEGGVLMGMGAALSERLRLEKGHLASDKFRDVGLLRADAMPKITVIAVDNADPEGPLGAKGVGEIGSIPTAPAIAAAYYRFDGLPRRTLPLEPPVAPVQDVQSPEGDTSWSCY, encoded by the coding sequence ATGAACTTCACCCTGAACAACACCCCCACAACCTACGACGGCGATCCGGAACGCTCCGTGCTCACCTGGCTGCGGGAGGATCGGAGGTTAACCGCGGCCAAGGACGGCTGCTCCGGCCAGGCGGCTTGCGGGGCTTGTCTGGTGGAAATTGACGGCAAACCAGTCTTGGCCTGCTCGACGCCCATGCGCAAGCTTGCCGGCAAGCGCGTTCTGACCCTGGAAGGCTTTCCGGAGGATTTGCGCCGCACCCTGGGCCGGGCTTTTGCTGAAAAGGGGGCGGTGCAGTGCGGATTCTGCACGCCGGGCTTTTTGACCCGGACCAAGCTTTTGCTGGAGCAAAACGCCGACCCTGCCCCCGAAGAAGTGATCAAGGCCGTACGGCCGCACCTGTGTCGCTGCACGGGATACGTGAAGATCGTGGACGCCATTCTGGAAGCGGCCCGCATGCTGCGCGGGGAGGAATCGGTCTCCTTCCATTCAGGCCCGCCCAGGCTCGGTTCCAGCGTCATCCGCTACGGGGCTTACGAACGCGCCGTGGGCTCGCATGTCTTCACCGACGACATGCATCTCCCCGGCATGCTCCACGGGGCACTGCATTTCAGCGCCCATCCCAGGGCGCGGGTGCTGCGCATCGATATCGGCAAGGCCATGGCTTCGCCGGGCGTCAAACGGATCATCACTGCCGCGGACGTTCCGGGAGAGCGCTTCGTGGGGATGATCGTTCCGGATTGGCCCATGTATGTGGCTGAAGGCGAAACCACCCGCACCGTGGCCGACGTGCTGGCCTGCGTGGTGGCCGAAACCATGGAGCAGGCTCGGACCGCCGCGGCATTGATTGAGGTGAGCTACGAGGTTCTGGAACCTTTGATCGACCCGGAGCAGTCGGAAGCAAGCGATATTCTTGTCCACGAATCTGGCAACCTCCTGGCCGTCAAATCCATCCGCCGCGGCGGCGACGTGGAGCAGGCTCTGCACCGCTCGACCTTCGTCCTCACTGAAACCTTCACAACGGCTCCCATCGAGCACGGTTTCCTGGAACCCGAATGTTCCGTCGCCCGGCCCGATCCCGAAACCGGCGGCGTGCATTTCCATACCCAGGGACAGGGCCTTTACCACGATCGTGACGACGTGGCCCGGGTTCTGGGGCTGCCCAAGGAGCAGGTCAGGGCAACCATGGTGGACAGCGGCGGCGCATTCGGCGGCAAGGAGGACCTGACCGTGCAGCATCACGCGGCCCTGGCGGCCTGGCTGCTCCGGGCTCCGGTCAAGGTGAAGCTCTCCCGTCCCGAGTCCCTGCGCATGCACCCCAAACGCCATCCCATGCGTCTGGCCTATACCGCGGGCTGCGACGCCCAGGGCTGGCTTACGGCCCTCAAGGCGCGCATTGTTGGGGACACCGGGGCCTACGCCTCGGTGGGCGCGGCGGTCATGGCCCGGGCCGCAACCCACGCTGCCGGCGCGTACCACGTTCCGGTGGTGGACGTGGAATCCCGGGCCGTGTTCACAAACAATATTCCCAATGGAGCCATGCGCGGCTTCGGCGTGAACCAGGCCGTCTTCGCCATGGAGGCCATGGTGGAGCGGCTCTGCAAGGCCGGCGGCTTTGATCCCTGGCAGTTCCGTCACGACAACGCCCTGGATCAAGGACGCATGGTCACCACCGGCCAGGTTCTGGGACGGGGGATCGGCCTGCGAGCCTGCCTGGAAGCCCTGCGCGAGCCATGGGAGCGGGTCCGCAAGTCCGGACGGGCCGGGCTCTCCTGTGGCATCAAAAACTGCGGCATCGGCAACGGCCTTGTGGAAGAGTGCGTGGCCCTGGTTGAGATTCATGAGGGCGGCCGACTGGTTCTGCACCATGGCTGGTCCGAAATGGGCCAGGGCATCCATACTGTCGCGGCCCAGTTTTTGGCTCACGAATTACACATCGACGACCTGACGCGGATCCAGGTGGACTCGGACACCCGCTACGGCGCGGTGGCCGGCGCCACCACGGCCAGCCGGGGCACCTATCAGTTGGGTCGGGCCGTGCTGGACGCCGCGACCAAAATCAAGGCCGACCTGCAGCAGGGCGGAAGCCTGGAAACCCTGGCCGGGCGAACCTACGAAGGCCGCTACCTCTGTACGGACACAGCCCCGGGCGGCGAGCCGGGCACGTTCCGCAGTCACGTGGCCTACAGCTTCGCGGCCCATCTGGTGCTGCTGGATAAAGACGGAAAGGTTCAAGAAGTGGTGGCGGCCCACGACGCTGGAACCGTGGTCAACCGCCAGATGCTGGAGGGCCAGATCGAGGGCGGAGTGCTCATGGGCATGGGCGCGGCTCTCTCGGAGCGGTTGCGTCTGGAAAAGGGCCATCTGGCTTCGGACAAGTTCCGGGACGTGGGCTTGTTGCGCGCCGACGCAATGCCCAAAATAACGGTCATCGCCGTGGACAACGCGGATCCGGAAGGCCCGCTAGGCGCCAAGGGCGTGGGTGAAATCGGCTCCATTCCCACGGCCCCGGCCATTGCCGCGGCCTACTACCGCTTCGACGGCCTCCCCCGCCGCACTCTGCCCCTGGAGCCGCCGGTAGCCCCCGTCCAGGACGTACAAAGTCCCGAAGGAGACACATCATGGAGCTGCTACTGA
- a CDS encoding type II toxin-antitoxin system HicA family toxin: MTSFSTPTGKQLIKALRLLKFDVVRVKGSHHFLRHPDGRCTVVPIHRNETIGRGLLAQILRDCEITREELYSKM, encoded by the coding sequence ATGACATCTTTTTCAACGCCAACCGGAAAGCAACTCATCAAGGCCCTTCGCCTTCTAAAATTTGATGTGGTACGCGTCAAAGGAAGCCACCACTTCCTGCGCCATCCAGACGGGCGTTGCACGGTAGTTCCCATCCACCGGAATGAAACCATTGGTCGCGGACTTCTCGCTCAGATCTTGCGCGACTGTGAAATCACCCGAGAGGAATTATATTCGAAGATGTGA
- a CDS encoding DUF4160 domain-containing protein, whose translation MSPTVFIFRQYRFFFFSREEPRRHVHVRSPDGEAKFWLEPVIELAINHRFPQRELKELELIIEDKADEIRKHWDDHFRT comes from the coding sequence ATGAGCCCAACCGTTTTTATCTTCAGGCAATACCGATTCTTCTTTTTCTCCCGAGAGGAGCCGCGGCGACATGTACACGTCCGAAGCCCGGACGGGGAAGCGAAATTCTGGCTTGAGCCTGTAATTGAGTTGGCGATCAATCATCGTTTTCCCCAGAGGGAGCTGAAAGAACTGGAACTGATCATAGAGGATAAAGCCGATGAAATACGCAAGCACTGGGACGACCACTTCAGGACCTGA
- a CDS encoding DUF2442 domain-containing protein yields MKYASTGTTTSGPEVTDISSFGLWIMHGGKEYFLDYDEFPWFLEAPVQKVFRVIEEGTGHLRWPELDIDLSLDSIKRPGAFPLTYEPSGTYGRQHIEANSKPHHRLTHNIENSTARRGRCAVMRDFNVVIELDEDGYYVASVPALRGCHTQAKSLDTLMKRIKEAIELCLEVEEPVSNQFVGVQRISIPT; encoded by the coding sequence ATGAAATACGCAAGCACTGGGACGACCACTTCAGGACCTGAGGTAACTGACATCTCCTCATTCGGCCTCTGGATCATGCATGGCGGGAAGGAATATTTTCTGGATTACGATGAGTTCCCCTGGTTCCTGGAAGCTCCGGTTCAGAAGGTGTTTCGCGTCATTGAAGAGGGAACGGGACATCTACGATGGCCCGAACTCGATATTGATTTGTCTCTGGATTCGATCAAACGTCCCGGAGCATTCCCGTTGACCTACGAACCATCCGGAACCTATGGGAGACAGCACATCGAGGCCAATTCCAAACCTCATCACAGGCTGACACACAATATCGAAAACTCTACAGCTCGACGAGGAAGGTGTGCTGTTATGAGAGATTTCAATGTGGTGATCGAACTGGACGAAGACGGTTATTATGTTGCGTCAGTACCTGCCTTGCGCGGATGCCACACCCAAGCAAAATCACTCGACACGCTCATGAAGAGGATCAAGGAAGCCATCGAACTCTGCCTGGAAGTCGAAGAACCTGTTTCCAATCAGTTTGTTGGTGTTCAACGTATTTCAATTCCCACATGA